Proteins encoded by one window of Bos javanicus breed banteng chromosome 22, ARS-OSU_banteng_1.0, whole genome shotgun sequence:
- the RBSN gene encoding rabenosyn-5 isoform X1, protein MASLDDPGEVREGFLCPLCLKDLQSFYQLQSHYEEEHSGEDRDVKGQIKSLVQKARKAKNRLLKREGDDRAESGTQGYESFSYGGVDPYMWEPQELGAMRSHLSDFKKHRAARIDHYVVEVNKLIIRLEKLTAFDRTNTESAKIRAIEKSVVPWVNDQDVPFCPDCGNKFSIRNRRHHCRLCGSIMCKKCMELISLPLANKLTSASKDSLSAHTSPSQSPNSVHGSRRGSISSVSSVSSVMDEKDDDRIRCCTHCKDTLLKREQQIDEKERTPDIVRLYEKLRLCMEKVDQKAPEYIKMAASLNAGETTYSLEHAGDLRVEVQKVYELIDALSKKILTLDMKQDPPPHPNTLRLQRMIRYSATLFVQEKLLGLMSLPTKEQFEELKQKRKQEMERKRILERQAALESQRRLEERRSDLASRATNGEVAPPRRGPAPLRKAEGWLPLSEGQRQSEDPDPLLQQIHNITSFIRQAKAAGRTDEVRTLQENLRQLQDEYDQQQTEKAIALSRRQAEEEDLQREQLQVLREREREREQGQAASLHTRTRSLDFREIRPFQLEPSREPRTHLAHALDLGSSPAQSGTATKTSPPSSAPEPFRGWSGPPALGQEFLPQSTASPRSEAPSLNPFDEEEDLASPSAEDTANPPAPEPSLGPPACVLREYNPFEEEDEEDAVAGNPFTKPDGPAPNPFEEEDEHPPRTPASPPVPGNPFEEAPCTNPFEEESDGGQEGAEPIEEELLLQQIDNIKAYIFDAKQCGRLDEVEVLTENLRELRRTLARQKGGTD, encoded by the exons ATGGCGTCTCTGGATGACCCAGGAGAAGTGAGAGAGGGCTTCCTTTGCCCTTTGTGCCTGAAGGACCTGCAGTCTTTCTATCAGCTGCAGTCACATTATGAGGAAGAGCACTCCGGGGAAGACCGTGATGTCAAAGGGCAAATTAAAA GTCTTGTCCAGAAGGCTAGGAAAGCAAAGAACAGGCTGTTGAAACGGGAAGGAGATGATCGAGCTGAATCAGGCACCCAAGGATACGAGTCTTTCAGCTATGGAGGGGTCGATCCTTACATGTGGGAACCCCAGGAGCTTG gTGCTATGCGAAGCCATCTTTCTGACTTCAAAAAACACCGAGCTGCCAGAATTGACCACTATGTCGTTGAAGTCAATAAATTAATAATCAGGTTAGAGAag CTGACTGCGTTTGACAGAACAAATACCGAGTCTGCGAAGATCCGAG CAATAGAAAAGTCCGTGGTGCCTTGGGTCAACGACCAGGATGTCCCTTTCTGTCCGGACTGTGGGAATAAGTTCAGCATCCGTAACCGCCGCCACCACTGCCGCCTCTGCGGGTCTATCATGTGCAAGAAGTGCATGGAGCTTATCAGCCTTCCCTTGGCAA ACAAGCTCACCAGTGCCAGCAAGGACTCCCTGAGTGCTCACACCAGCCCCAGCCAGTCACCCAACAGCGTCCACGGCTCCCGCCGGGGCAGCATCAGCAGCGTGAGCAGCGTGAGCTCTGTCATGGACGAGAAGGATGACGACCGGATCCGCTGCTGCACACACTGCAAGGACACGCTGCTCAAGAGGGAGCAGCAGATCGACGAGAAGGAGCGCACGCCCGACATCGTGAGGCTCTACGAG AAATTACGGCTTTGCATGGAGAAAGTTGACCAAAAAGCTCCAGAATACATCAAGATGGCAGCATCGTTAAA TGCTGGAGAGACAACCTACAGTCTGGAACATGCCGGTGACCTTCGAGTGGAAGTGCAGAAAGTGTATGAGCTAATAGACGCGTTAAG TAAGAAGATCTTAACCTTAGACATGAAGCAGGACCCGCCGCCACATCCGAACACGCTGCGGCTGCAGAGGATGATCAGATACTCGGCCACACTGTTTGTGCAG GAAAAGTTGCTTGGTCTGATGTCACTGCCAACCAAAGAGCAGTTTGAGGaactgaaacagaaaaggaagcagGAGATGGAGCGGAAGAGGATCCTGGAGAGGCAG GCTGCCCTGGAATCCCAGCGGAGGCTTGAGGAGAGGCGGAGTGACCTGGCGTCCCGCGCGACCAACGGGGAGGTGGCGCCCCCTCGCAGGGGTCCTGCCCCGCTGAGAAAGGCTGAGGGCTGGCTCCCGCTGTCGGAAGGCCAGAGGCAGAGCGAGGACCCGGACCCCCTCCTGCAGCAGATCCACAACATCACGTCCTTTATCCGGCAGGCCAAGGCCGCGGGCCGGACGGATGAAGTGCGCACGCTGCAGGAGAACCTGCGCCAGCTGCAGGACGAGTACGACCAGCAGCAGACCGAGAAGGCCATCGCGCTGTCCCGCAGGCAGGCCGAGGAGGAGGACCTGCAGCGGGAGCAGCTGCAGGTGCTGCGGGAGCGGGAGCGGGAGCGCGAGCAGGGCCAGGCGGCCTCTCTGCACACGCGGACTCGGTCCCTGGACTTCCGGGAGATCAGGCCTTTTCAGCTGGAGCCGAGCAGGGAGCCACGCACGCACCTCGCTCATGCTTTGGATCTGGGCTCTTCCCCAGCTCAGAGCGGCACTGCCACCAAGACCTCTCCACCCAGCTCAGCTCCCGAGCCCTTCCGAGGGTGGTctgggcccccagccctgggccaggaGTTCCTGCCCCAAAGCACCGCGTCGCCTCGCAGTGAGGCGCCCTCCCTGAATCCCTTCGATGAGGAAGAAGACCTCGCCAGCCCCTCAGCTGAGGACACGGCCAACCCTCCTGCTCCAGAGCCTTCCCTTGGCCCGCCAGCCTGTGTGCTCAGAGAGTACAACCCTTTTGAGGAAGAGGATGAAGAGGATGCTGTGGCGGGGAATCCCTTCACTAAGCCAGAcggccccgcccccaaccccttcGAGGAGGAAGATGAGCACCCGCCGAGGACACCCGCATCCCCCCCTGTCCCTGGCAACCCCTTCGAGGAGGCCCCCTGCACCAACCCCTTTGAGGAGGAGAGCGACGGTGGGCAGGAGGGCGCCGAGCCCATCGAGGAGGAGCTGCTGCTCCAGCAGATCGACAACATCAAGGCGTACATCTTCGACGCCAAGCAGTGCGGCCGCCTGGACGAGGTGGAGGTGCTGACCGAGAACTTGAGGGAGCTGAGGCGCACCCTGGCCAGACAGAAGGGGGGCACCGACTGA
- the RBSN gene encoding rabenosyn-5 isoform X2 — translation MYSDFSKVTQGLTELGLGPVSSMLCPWHHSGGLVQKARKAKNRLLKREGDDRAESGTQGYESFSYGGVDPYMWEPQELGAMRSHLSDFKKHRAARIDHYVVEVNKLIIRLEKLTAFDRTNTESAKIRAIEKSVVPWVNDQDVPFCPDCGNKFSIRNRRHHCRLCGSIMCKKCMELISLPLANKLTSASKDSLSAHTSPSQSPNSVHGSRRGSISSVSSVSSVMDEKDDDRIRCCTHCKDTLLKREQQIDEKERTPDIVRLYEKLRLCMEKVDQKAPEYIKMAASLNAGETTYSLEHAGDLRVEVQKVYELIDALSKKILTLDMKQDPPPHPNTLRLQRMIRYSATLFVQEKLLGLMSLPTKEQFEELKQKRKQEMERKRILERQAALESQRRLEERRSDLASRATNGEVAPPRRGPAPLRKAEGWLPLSEGQRQSEDPDPLLQQIHNITSFIRQAKAAGRTDEVRTLQENLRQLQDEYDQQQTEKAIALSRRQAEEEDLQREQLQVLREREREREQGQAASLHTRTRSLDFREIRPFQLEPSREPRTHLAHALDLGSSPAQSGTATKTSPPSSAPEPFRGWSGPPALGQEFLPQSTASPRSEAPSLNPFDEEEDLASPSAEDTANPPAPEPSLGPPACVLREYNPFEEEDEEDAVAGNPFTKPDGPAPNPFEEEDEHPPRTPASPPVPGNPFEEAPCTNPFEEESDGGQEGAEPIEEELLLQQIDNIKAYIFDAKQCGRLDEVEVLTENLRELRRTLARQKGGTD, via the exons ATGTACAGTGACTTCTCCAAGGTCACTCAGGGATTGACAGAACTAGGCCTTGGCCCCGTGTCTTCCATGCTCTGCCCGTGGCATCACAGCGGAG GTCTTGTCCAGAAGGCTAGGAAAGCAAAGAACAGGCTGTTGAAACGGGAAGGAGATGATCGAGCTGAATCAGGCACCCAAGGATACGAGTCTTTCAGCTATGGAGGGGTCGATCCTTACATGTGGGAACCCCAGGAGCTTG gTGCTATGCGAAGCCATCTTTCTGACTTCAAAAAACACCGAGCTGCCAGAATTGACCACTATGTCGTTGAAGTCAATAAATTAATAATCAGGTTAGAGAag CTGACTGCGTTTGACAGAACAAATACCGAGTCTGCGAAGATCCGAG CAATAGAAAAGTCCGTGGTGCCTTGGGTCAACGACCAGGATGTCCCTTTCTGTCCGGACTGTGGGAATAAGTTCAGCATCCGTAACCGCCGCCACCACTGCCGCCTCTGCGGGTCTATCATGTGCAAGAAGTGCATGGAGCTTATCAGCCTTCCCTTGGCAA ACAAGCTCACCAGTGCCAGCAAGGACTCCCTGAGTGCTCACACCAGCCCCAGCCAGTCACCCAACAGCGTCCACGGCTCCCGCCGGGGCAGCATCAGCAGCGTGAGCAGCGTGAGCTCTGTCATGGACGAGAAGGATGACGACCGGATCCGCTGCTGCACACACTGCAAGGACACGCTGCTCAAGAGGGAGCAGCAGATCGACGAGAAGGAGCGCACGCCCGACATCGTGAGGCTCTACGAG AAATTACGGCTTTGCATGGAGAAAGTTGACCAAAAAGCTCCAGAATACATCAAGATGGCAGCATCGTTAAA TGCTGGAGAGACAACCTACAGTCTGGAACATGCCGGTGACCTTCGAGTGGAAGTGCAGAAAGTGTATGAGCTAATAGACGCGTTAAG TAAGAAGATCTTAACCTTAGACATGAAGCAGGACCCGCCGCCACATCCGAACACGCTGCGGCTGCAGAGGATGATCAGATACTCGGCCACACTGTTTGTGCAG GAAAAGTTGCTTGGTCTGATGTCACTGCCAACCAAAGAGCAGTTTGAGGaactgaaacagaaaaggaagcagGAGATGGAGCGGAAGAGGATCCTGGAGAGGCAG GCTGCCCTGGAATCCCAGCGGAGGCTTGAGGAGAGGCGGAGTGACCTGGCGTCCCGCGCGACCAACGGGGAGGTGGCGCCCCCTCGCAGGGGTCCTGCCCCGCTGAGAAAGGCTGAGGGCTGGCTCCCGCTGTCGGAAGGCCAGAGGCAGAGCGAGGACCCGGACCCCCTCCTGCAGCAGATCCACAACATCACGTCCTTTATCCGGCAGGCCAAGGCCGCGGGCCGGACGGATGAAGTGCGCACGCTGCAGGAGAACCTGCGCCAGCTGCAGGACGAGTACGACCAGCAGCAGACCGAGAAGGCCATCGCGCTGTCCCGCAGGCAGGCCGAGGAGGAGGACCTGCAGCGGGAGCAGCTGCAGGTGCTGCGGGAGCGGGAGCGGGAGCGCGAGCAGGGCCAGGCGGCCTCTCTGCACACGCGGACTCGGTCCCTGGACTTCCGGGAGATCAGGCCTTTTCAGCTGGAGCCGAGCAGGGAGCCACGCACGCACCTCGCTCATGCTTTGGATCTGGGCTCTTCCCCAGCTCAGAGCGGCACTGCCACCAAGACCTCTCCACCCAGCTCAGCTCCCGAGCCCTTCCGAGGGTGGTctgggcccccagccctgggccaggaGTTCCTGCCCCAAAGCACCGCGTCGCCTCGCAGTGAGGCGCCCTCCCTGAATCCCTTCGATGAGGAAGAAGACCTCGCCAGCCCCTCAGCTGAGGACACGGCCAACCCTCCTGCTCCAGAGCCTTCCCTTGGCCCGCCAGCCTGTGTGCTCAGAGAGTACAACCCTTTTGAGGAAGAGGATGAAGAGGATGCTGTGGCGGGGAATCCCTTCACTAAGCCAGAcggccccgcccccaaccccttcGAGGAGGAAGATGAGCACCCGCCGAGGACACCCGCATCCCCCCCTGTCCCTGGCAACCCCTTCGAGGAGGCCCCCTGCACCAACCCCTTTGAGGAGGAGAGCGACGGTGGGCAGGAGGGCGCCGAGCCCATCGAGGAGGAGCTGCTGCTCCAGCAGATCGACAACATCAAGGCGTACATCTTCGACGCCAAGCAGTGCGGCCGCCTGGACGAGGTGGAGGTGCTGACCGAGAACTTGAGGGAGCTGAGGCGCACCCTGGCCAGACAGAAGGGGGGCACCGACTGA